The following nucleotide sequence is from Trifolium pratense cultivar HEN17-A07 linkage group LG2, ARS_RC_1.1, whole genome shotgun sequence.
AAATTACTGTAAATTATGTGTTGGTTAAACAAAGCTAATAGTTTTTCagaattagtttttttatataaacaagAATCGAATGTTTTAAGAATTAATCAAAGTGTTCGTAAGATCAAAATGTTTGTCTTATAGAGCAACACTGTAATGCGGTGCGAGGAGAAGGGCAACACGAGAGAAAGGATTTTAGGTCTCTCTTTGAAACTTATCTAAATATCTGAGTTTAGGAAAATCCCGTTGCTTTGAAAATAATGgactgtaaaataaaaaaaatccaaagttCAATTTATATACACCCTAAAGATTgtaatgttagaatattttctaatattctgtgggctgcaatcaattgtgggttttggttttaataaaaacgggttgatgttgttgtgatccatttgatgatgcttaagcccgataattgtgatcagtaataatgggcttgaacactaattctgatttgtgtagaaacaaagtgtaggcccaactctagagtccatgatgggtggtactagggttgttatcttataaatagataggctaggtcccctttgccgtcacgttgTCAAGCTAGCAATAAGCTgaacgctcatttgttgtcttccccatcaaagacttcaaagactggagcatgtgattaggcagaggaagaccttgtctaatatatcgatgttttcgatattggcGCGCTTCCGGTAACGatggtttgtgattatgattatcaagtaagtgtgttctaatctcatataatatatcgatctctaaattgttaatttattacatgtggtatcagagcttgttATTACGTGAGTTAGAACCctaatatatgttttgttttggtgACGGTCTCATGTGATACCGAAATCGTTGTTTTTAATTCAACAACAAATCATGTTTGATTATCCAGAATTTTTTCGGTCTCAATTGGTTTTGTTTCGGCTTATACATGAACTACTAATTTAATTCGTGAATCATAGATTCATAGCCATGTTTGATCATTGAGCCATTTTTTAATTCGGCCATATATGTTTTTCCAGTTAACCAcgtttgtttatttaattaatttttggcaTTCACTATTAAGGAGAATTTTGTTTCATGCTATGCTACTATTAAATTCAAGATAGAAAAAGTCGTGTTCTTgaattttgtgtattttgaaCCGGTCACTCAATTTTCTATATTCTCCCACTTGTATTCTTTCAACATAGAGAAAATAACTTTTCGGCTGATTTATTTTCTTGTGGTTCATATGTTATTCCCAACGATGGACATATCGTATCCATACATACATGTCTCCGACTTCTATTGCTTAGTGATACTTCTGTTTGGGGTTTTAGCAATTTGCAAGTTTTTAAGCTTTCACTTTAATTTTGGGCGAATTGCTTTATTCATGTGATGCAACTTCTATTATGCATCATCGGTTTGGTCTATGTTCAATGCAACGTGTtgctaataaataaaatttgtttgaaacatGCCCCGTGCTTTGTAGTTTGCGGTCTTCTTTTATATACACACcgtttggttttggttttgcgATAAGCCGATAATCATGGTTTTGCAGACTTCTGTTTCAGTTTTGGCCAATCTGTGtgataattaattttctagTATTTGTTTGAGGTTTTGGCCATTCACATGTTTTCTTCAaagagtttatttatttaccttttGTTTGGCATATTTCCTCAACTGTTACTTGTTACTTGATACTGTTGTTTCAATTCAATTGTACTACAAGAAACATGTGCATCGTTTACATGATTAATTATTGGAACAATTTTGccaatttattaattattggaACATTTAAAATTGCCAATGTTTTGCAAACTGATAAATTGATAATGAATCATTCTTGGGATTAATAAAGTGAGACCCCAAATTTGTGTTTGTTCCAAGTTTTGCAAACTGCCCTGTTAGTGGGTTTAATCTTCCTGATAGCCTTTTGGCTTAATTTTatcttctatatatatatatatatgccttAGCTATCATATTGGTTTTATGTTTGCTTCCAATTTTATAATATTGGTTTTGGCTAATTCAGGGTacgtatatatatttttatggatATTAGTCGATTGAGTAAAGGTGCACCATATATTGTTAATTAAACCGGCCAATCCTAGAATTATGTTGAATTCATCGTTACTTCTTTGCTATAATTAACCTTTGCTTcgcttttattttattctaaatcaATTTTAGAATTTGTGAGGCAAAATTTGGATTTGAACCTTATGGTTTTGTTgaaacaataaattttaatttggggTTTCCTCCACTATCAATATTTACTTGTTTAATTTTACGATCACTGTTGGcttcaagaatgagaaaatatgttttatttgtttttctcatCTTAAATTTATTTTCCGGCTATTGATTATCAAGTTGGGTTTTGATCTCAATTTTGTGATAGTAAGTTTTCTGACCTTGCAATTAGTAGGGTTTAATGTTTAACTTTGGGAGATATAAGAGAGCCTTAtcattgagaaaaataatttttagccGTGTTTGGTTTTTTCTGTTTTTCGGctcttatatttttatgagGTAATTTTCCTTGGTATTGTGCAGTTTACTTATATGTCTACATATATTGCTTCAGTATTTCTATACAGTTGTTATACACAATACCATAAATCTTATTCGATGTAGCCGGTTCTGGTGGAATCAAATTTGGGATAAATTAACTATGCCATGGACACCGCATATATATTGTAGCTTTGTGTAAAAATAAGTTGGTTTTTTTGAGCAATTATTAAAGgcaattgaaaattgaattatctttgcattgatttattattagaatctttttattatgatataacGGTTTACTGTTGATTTGTGAGCTGTTTGAGATGACATTGTCAAAGATCTTATCGTAAAGTCATCAATGCTCATCGACTCTATTTGCAAGGATGAAAGTCATACTCTTGGAGGTTAGTGGTTAAATTATTTATCCTCTTATGACTTATTATATAATTGCACATAAGGAGAAATTCTTTTAAGATATTATAGACtccttttgaaataataaatgtgcaattatatatgaaattttattgttattttccaGAATATTCTAAAATTAGAAATCCTCTAatcattgattgattttttgttatatactccaatttttaaaaactttacTCTAATGAGTGGGAGTAttttaagtttaatattttgagagttctattctggataaaatacaattttaaatttagtgtGACATTACTTGATATGTCTTTTGTGTGATAGAGAAGATAGTTGAATATTTggtaatatattttaaaaaatttgaattatatttcaactataattctctatcaagtgggagagttttacatgtcaattatttataaatatttgtaGAGACTTATATTGAGGATTTTAACGTCCTATGGTATTTATAAAAGTTCGGGACTATTTGGTTTATATCCTCAAATGATTTAAAATTGAAGTCTcttatttttccgctgcgtaaattatgtatttattatattgagttgatTGTTTCACAGTAATGATCTCTTATGAGTTGACTGTTTAATAGTAATGATCTCTCCCCTAAAATACTAATTTTCCGCATTAAAAGAAATATGTTGAGAATGcgaattaaaataatgaatgatCAGTTTAGATGCATTTAAATAATGCATAATTTTACTGAGTCGTGTTCTGACGAAAGATaatgattcctatgcaagagatttCATGCATTAATATAGGCCGTTAACACCAAAGTGGAACCGCTTATATTATTGATTAGATGAAacttttctttgtagtttgaggaatatgtttttaattattgattcctatgcaagagatttTATGCATTGATAGGCCGTTACCACCAAAGTGGGACCGCTTATATTGATTGATgaaattttctttgtagtttgaggaatggttttaattataacatgtaattttctgcccaaaggtgattattatatgttacgattaaaaattaattttagatgaagttattggaggatgtattgatcggaggaatttgtctgcctaaaggtgacaaatttcaaagttcaatgtataCTCATTGATTAACTTATCTGAGGTTTTGACTGAGGATTTGACCTTAGTTTGTacattctgcccaaaggtgacTGTACTATTATATTGGCCTCTTATGATAATACTACAAAATGGATTTCTCCGCTCATAATTATGTTTCCATTGAAATGTTgaacatcttaaaaattataagaaattgAAGCAAGTATTGgagttttctttaaaaattgtgaAGGAACGTTTGGATAAGTGGGAGTTTTAATATAccacttgattagtgggagataactcatattcttttgatatgcttgattagtgggagtttgaattttattaactccttttataaatttgaaattatttgaaatataaaaatatttgagctcagtgttgttgggatcactatgccggtgatcaacactattttggagctgaggcattatataaataaatattatagctcagtgttgttgggatcactatgccggtgatcaacactattttggagctgaggcattatgtgaaaacataaataaataagctcagtgttgtcgggatcacttagccggtgattagcactattttggagctgaggcattatggtatcttaagaaccatgtaatttctctggctttgaggcatttgagagaaattatgtctaaaatattggagctcgatgttgattagatcattataccgcggtagtcaacattgttttggagcttggacttgtggtatcttatggaccatagaatttctctggctttaaggcatttgagagaaattgaggactgacgaagaaaatgatagtatggttgagatcacaaacatatcattttctcgctacactctacacaaatgactagtcgacggagtttggtggtatttgtaaccatggaaggtgttgtgtcgataatgatataattaccgctatgattcaatatcatttaacttttgttggacggagtcttaattagatgttgcatcttgggatcaATGTGGCCACGTTAAAATATGTTGTCAACCCAAGAGtcgttttcaaaatgtttttttttcaaattaaatatacacaattgattttgcccaagtgggagaatgttagaatattttctaatattctgtgggctgcaatcaattgtgggttttggttttaataaaaacgggttgatgttgttgtgatccatttgatgatgcttaagcccgataattgtgatcagtaataatgggcttgaacactaattctgatttgtgtagaaacaaagtgtaggcccaactctagagtccatgatgggtggtactagggttgttatcttataaatagataggctaggtcccctttgccgtcacgttgTCAAGCTAGCAATAAGCTgaacgctcatttgttgtcttccccatcaaagacttcaaagactggagcatgtgattaggcagaggaagaccttgtctaatatatcgatgttttcgatattggcGCGCTTCCGGTAACGatggtttgtgattatgattatcaagtaagtgtgttctaatctcatataatatatcgatctctaaattgttaATTTATTACATGTAATACTAGCTTCTATTGTGATCAATGACGGTACTGGGGATGAGCTGAGGCCCACCccaaaatatatatgtttttagatatagtattaatttaaatatatcaCTAATGATCTTAATTAAATCATTAAGTAtatgtatttatataaatattagtgtaagtattagtgcaaatattagttcatTGTCTATTATTGATAATTTCAGGTCACTCGTTATACATAGagcattatttatttatttattttttatttttatttttttaacttggtatccggccttacatagagtattattttaagttatttagtttaattttataataatcaactttgactttgtaaagaaaaaaacgTATAACTAAATGAATTTGTAATATTGAGTAAAATTAAcaattgaactagcatataaatatgaattgacataaaaaaaatatgtttgattaATATTTAAGTTTTTCAAGAGAATAGGGGTAAAATTTGAATAAgaaataataagttataagctaattgaattatcttatcaaaataaactataagctagtataaTTAAGCattcatgaaaaatgaatttatcAAATAGGAGTGCCGCTGTGTGTGCGCTGCTGTTCTGGTTTTTTGATTTGTTACTATTAGGAGTAGGGGTGTGCAACGGGCGGGTTCGGGCCATTTTGCCAAAGATATTCAAAACTGAATGGGCTATCTGAAGGCCCAATTCCGACCGAAAATGGGTTTGGTTTGGGCGGGTTTCGGGTCAAACGGTTTTGGCGGTTCATGGGTTGGGTAAGAACGGGTTGGGCTTCTTTACAAATTGGGCCAAATGGGccttttttacatatttttaaacaagttttttttgtacatttaataaaagaaacaacaaattgagcttaaaaaaaacattttttacaGAATTGCTTATAATctgtaaatatatttgtttggagctaaaataattttatttttacaaaatattcaatttagaattcaataaaatatatactgAACTAGTTTTAatagataaaaatataaaaaaataaggttGCTTAACAAATGCATTCATTTGCTTAACAAGCTGCTCACCAGTAGCATTCATTAGATATATTAACAGGCTGCTTAATATTAATATTCATTTGCAGCAGCTTcctaataataacaaatttatCATAAGTAGCTAACATATGTTATGTCCTACTTGACTGTCATTTTCACATTCAGATTCATCCCTGCTTGACTATCTCATTCACACATTCAGTCTTTGCTAGCTAGCATGTGTTTTGTTAAGCTTGACTTGATCACCAAGTTGAGCTTAGTggtacaatatatatatatatatatatatattacagaCCATtgcaaatatataatataatttacaaCCATTAAAAATCTGAAATTGGCACAATATTCTTCCATAGTTGTTGATTGCTGCCATTGCCATCAGCCACCATTGAGTTTGGCTAGGAAATAAAACAAGCAAAAATTGTGTGTAATTTACTTTGTCATGTTTTATAGCTAATTTCATTATCAAAATTTAGAACCAACATAATTTACCTTCATTTTCTTATAACTTTATAAACTTCTACATCATCAATCAACATCTACTCCAAAGGGTGCACAACAACACCATCTTAAAAATGATTCCTAAAAATAGTAAACACAATAAGATAATAAGTTCCAAACAAgaaaaatagaatgaattaaCAAGTTAATAACTAGTAAAATACATTAATAGAATAAGATTACAAATGAGAAACAAATCCCATCTTAATTCATTATCAAACACAATCACAAATAAACAAATAggattaaataattaataacttttttttgaagcagCAAAATTTATTGACAACACTCAAACCATGGTATAAGACATACCAAGGGAGAAGGAAAAGATACAAATACATGAAGGCTACAGCAGCAGGCCAGAAGGTATAAGCTTCAGCAACAAATGTATCTTCAACAATTAATTCCTTGTTTCCAACCATCCTACAACCAAATGTATATTCAACCATCTAATTCATAAAAAGACCAAATTCAACATTAGGAAGCAACAAATTACAACATTGACAGTAATAGATaaaagaatgaaaatagaaCAGAAACTATACTTACAATTTCAAAACAAAGATCCTTGAAAACCATACAACATTGGCAGTAATAGTAGCAATCAAACGTACTAAAGAACCGCATCAAAACAATTGTAGATATAGTGACTGAAAGTTTGagtataattaaattaaagaagtCATATAATTGATAAAAGATTAAATTgtaaaatgaaacaaacaagTTAATTAATATACTCACTCACATTCTGTTCCAGATTAAGCTTGTTTGCATATTCATATTCAAAAGATTTAACATGCATTTGATACCAAAAAATTGAGTAGCCAAGCAGGGTCACAGTCAACTGAGTCAAGTCTTAGCAATGACTCCAAAAAGCTCAAAAAATCATTACAACTacaatgaataaataaaatagaatgaattaaTATAACTAATTAATATCAGGCATAGGATGAGAAGCAAGTACacaaggaaataaaaaatataaataccaGAAAGTTCTCAATCATGACCAAAAGGTCGTGACTGAGAAGATGGACCAGCAGCAAATGGATCAAAAGCTGGTGTAGTTGCAGAAGGAATAGGTGTTACTCCAAAAGATGTAGAAGCTAAGGATTCACATAATTCTAAGTGACAAACAAAAAGAcagacattaaaaaaaattataaaagtcatcatacatataaaaatttataaaattttcagatgttaattcaaatataaaattactacCTCTAACAATTTTTTCAGATGCTTCCAGATCTTGTTGGATGATCTGGTCCTTGAGTTGATTAAGAGAAGGCCTCAACCAATCTTGAGCATAAAATAAAGCCTCAACCATTTTCGGATTTAGGCAGCTACTAAAACTATCTAATATTCTACCCTTGGTACTAAAGACACTTTCAGATGTAACAGTTGAAACGGGAGTAGCAAACACATCCCttgtcattttttataaaaccgGATATTTCAAGGAATTTTCTTTACACCACAACAGTAGATCAAAGTTACCATCATCATCAAAGTTAGGTTCATCCAAATATTTCTCAAGCTCATTTTTCTTGTCTAtggaatttatttcttttaaaaaattcttaaaaacaCTTTGAGGTCTTGGTTGCTCAACTGAAACACTAATTTGTATCAATGATGAAACACTAGAAGAGGGCCTATTTCTATTTTGATGGTCATGGGCTGAAGCATACCAATTAAACATGTTCAACATATTAGCTTTCATTTTGGTTAACGACTCATTTTCCAATTTAGAATTGTACATTTGAGgtaaaataaactcaaaaaaCTTCATCTTATAACATGGATCAAGAActacaacaaaataaattagatCATTCATCTTCACAACATTTTcccaatatttttcatatttcagTTTCATGTCCTTCCCCATGGCACTCATAACAGGATCTGAATCCATAATGGCCAACTTCAACTCGATGTGTATTTTGTAAAGTTGGTGAAATGCAGCATGTATGGTTACATGTGTAGAGGTTGAAAAAATCTTTATGGCATCATAGAATATCTTGAAGAATTTCATAAAGGCACAAGCTTTATCCCAATCTTCAAAATTAGGGGGAGAAGAATTAGGCCCATAGTACTCAATATAACTAGGGTCTTCAAAGTCAAGCTTATCAAAAGCAACTTGAAAAGGTTCAGCTGACTCTAGCATTAGGTAGGTTGAGTTCCACCTAGTGGCAACATCTAGACGAAGAATCTTATTGGAAGTTATTCCCGCAAacccaacacactctttaaacTTCACAAGTCTTTGAGAGGATGATCTCACAAACCTCACAGTTGTTCGAATCTTAGAAATGGCCAATTGGTTGGTTTTCAAGCCAT
It contains:
- the LOC123909702 gene encoding zinc finger BED domain-containing protein RICESLEEPER 2-like, with protein sequence MNKIVLDGKYLHFRPISHILNLVVNDGLKTNQLAISKIRTTVRFVRSSSQRLVKFKECVGFAGITSNKILRLDVATRWNSTYLMLESAEPFQVAFDKLDFEDPSYIEYYGPNSSPPNFEDWDKACAFMKFFKIFYDAIKIFSTSTHVTIHAAFHQLYKIHIELKLAIMDSDPVMSAMGKDMKLKYEKYWENVVKMNDLIYFVVVLDPCYKMKFFEFILPQMYNSKLENESLTKMKANMLNMFNWYASAHDKKNELEKYLDEPNFDDDGNFDLLLWCKENSLKYPVL